In Penaeus chinensis breed Huanghai No. 1 chromosome 19, ASM1920278v2, whole genome shotgun sequence, a single genomic region encodes these proteins:
- the LOC125034936 gene encoding uncharacterized protein LOC125034936, protein MSMRYRNSVKNACRFPGADTYSDHNVVVIFLKKVGKRRKRGKWDLENMEKKVESLRINKKGVYDDCKSPKLLDNEIKASLKDSKNRNAGGVEGIPTEFWKNLGEEGALELVDICKVIYEDVWPAEFTKAVMVPLPKKVNATTCGEYITIRLISHASKTLLRVLYNRLEGKGRYHIYKTQFSFERECGTRDAVGVMRILSEKVLEHGDELCL, encoded by the exons ATGAGCATGAG GTATAGAAACAGTGTAAAGAATGCTTGTCGTTTTCCAGGAGCAGATACTTATTCCGATCATAATGTAGTTGTGATTTTCTTGAAGAAagttggaaagagaaggaaaagaggtaaaTGGGACTtagaaaatatggagaaaaaagtTGAGAGTCTTAGAATAAA CAAAAAGGGGGTATATGATGACTGTAAAAGTCCAAAGCTATTAGACAACGAAATTAAGGCATCACTAAAGGATTCAAAGAATAGAAACGCAGGAGGAGTGGAAGGTATACCAACAGAGTTTTGGAAGAACTTGGGCGAGGAAGGAGCGTTAGAGCTAGTTGATATATGCAAGGTAATTTATGAAGATGTCTGGCCAGCAGAATTCACAAAGGCAGTCATGGTACCTTTGCCAAAGAAAGTGAATGCAACTACATGCGGGGAATACATTACCATCAGGCTAATATCGCATGCGTCAAAGACCTTACTTAGGGTACTGTATAACAGATTAGAAGGAAAGGGTAGATATCACATCTACAAAACACAGTTTTCTTTTGAGAGAGAATGTGGTACCAGAGATGCAGTCGGAGTCATGCGTATTCTCTCTGAAAAGGTATTAGAACATGGAGATGAACTCTGT